A stretch of Gossypium hirsutum isolate 1008001.06 chromosome A06, Gossypium_hirsutum_v2.1, whole genome shotgun sequence DNA encodes these proteins:
- the LOC107897070 gene encoding probable beta-1,3-galactosyltransferase 12: MPLFSHRSSASSGSAGSAPLPSFYSAKPVKPSKPFSAFSSTRIPWPILVFSLLCLLIGLAGTLFALSAIRRNQPLPIFRCGTSEDTFRSFYSSLDSGKLGDDSNKGLVDRPKLLGFVGIQTGFESGERRSALRSTWFPSDPDGLLRLEQATGLGFRFVIGKSKDVKKMAMLEKEIEKYRDFMLIDVEEEYLKLPYKTLAFFKAAFKLFEADYYVKADDDIYLRPDRLATLLAKERSYSMTYIGCMKKGPVITDPKLKWYEKSGHLIGNEYFLHAYGPIYVLSAEVVASLAAARNDSLRMFNNEDVTIGSWMLAMNVHHEDNRAICDPRCTPTSIAVWDIPRCSGLCNPASKLKELHKIGMCSKSPTLPPDDI; encoded by the exons ATGCCCCTCTTCTCTCACCGCTCCTCCGCCTCCAGCGGTTCCGCGGGATCCGCTCCGCTTCCTTCCTTCTACTCCGCCAAACCCGTCAAGCCCTCAAAGCCCTTTTCCGCCTTTTCCTCAACTCGAATTCCTTGGCCCATTCTCGTCTTTTCACTCCTCTGCCTCCTCATCGGTCTCGCCGGCACCCTCTTCGCCCTCTCCGCCATCCGCCGCAACCAACCCTTGCCCATCTTCCGATGCGGTACATCCGAGGACACTTTCCGTTCCTTTTACTCTTCCTTGGATTCGGGGAAGCTCGGCGATGACAGTAACAAAGGCTTGGTTGATCGCCCCAAGCTTCTCGGGTTCGTCGGCATCCAAACCGGATTCGAATCGGGTGAACGCCGGTCCGCCCTTCGTAGCACCTGGTTTCCTTCCGACCCAGACGGCCTTTTGAG gctgGAGCAAGCTACCGGTCTAGGTTTCAGATTTGTGATAGGGAAATCAAAAGATGTGAAGAAAATGGCAATGctggagaaagagattgaaaagtaCAGAGATTTCATGCTCATAGATGTTGAAGAAGAATATCTTAAGCTCCCTTACAAAac ATTGGCATTCTTCAAAGCAGCTTTTAAACTTTTTGAAGCAGATTATTATGTCAAAGCTGATGATGACATTTATTTGCGTCCAG ATCGGCTTGCGACTCTTCTAGCTAAGGAACGAAGCTATTCAATGACTTACATTGGGTGCATGAAGAAGGGACCGGTGATCACTGATCCCAAActgaaatg GTATGAGAAATCAGGACATCTGATTGGAAATGAGTATTTCTTGCATGCTTATGGTCCTATCTATGTTCTCTCTGCAGAGGTGGTGGCTTCATTGGCAGCTGCTAGGAATGACAG TTTGAGGATGTTCAACAATGAGGATGTCACTATTGGATCATGGATGCTAGCTATGAACGTGCATCATGAAGATAACAGAGCAATATGTGATCCTAGATGTACTCCTACATCAATAGCAGTCTGGGATATTCCAAGATGCTCAG GTTTATGCAATCCGGCCAGCAAACTTAAGGAGCTTCACAAGATTGGAATGTGCTCCAAGAGCCCAACATTGCCACCTGATGACATATAA